The following coding sequences are from one Triticum dicoccoides isolate Atlit2015 ecotype Zavitan chromosome 4A, WEW_v2.0, whole genome shotgun sequence window:
- the LOC119283965 gene encoding uncharacterized protein LOC119283965 has translation MEEVSKCTLHDMKPRKCVAFEGANTGRRFYGCPVQGGVNCGVVQWVDPAWLDVLKNCLIKLWEMFHEQNLGRIQDKHAYEDEVAKLKKDYDHLCTEYHKMVDDVSKMFDWQDGVGKIDYQKAMDAEKFEKQKEELELEMKMEKLRLAKEQRCILQAQADIIHNTRKRQ, from the exons ATGGAGGAAGTTTCCAAGTGTACTCTGCACGATATGAAGCCTAGGAAGTGTGTTGCTTTTGAAGGTGCTAACACTGGGAGGAGGTTCTATGGATGCCCTGTTCAG GGAGGTGTGAATTGTGGTGTAGTTCAGTGGGTTGATCCTGCCTGGCTTGATGTACTTAAGAACTGCCTCATCAAGTTGTGGGAAATGTTCCATGAGCAAAACCTTGGAAGGATTCAAGACAAGCATGCATATGAGGATGAGGTTGCCAAGTTGAAGAAGGACTATGATCATCTCTGCACTGAGTATCATAAAATGGTTGATGATGTTAGCAAGATGTTTGACTGGCAGGATGGTGTTGGCAAGATTGACTACCAAAAAGCAATGGATGCTGAGAAATTTGAGAAGCAGAAGGAAGAGCTAGAGCTGGAGATGAAGATGGAGAAGCTAAGGCTAGCAAAAGAACAGAGGTGTATCCTTCAGGCCCAGGCAGACATAATTCACAACACCAGGAAAAGGCAATGA